The Coregonus clupeaformis isolate EN_2021a chromosome 26, ASM2061545v1, whole genome shotgun sequence genome window below encodes:
- the LOC121540231 gene encoding HAUS augmin-like complex subunit 5, with protein MGDRTLLRELKRWATEEFNLPPQSLPNDNYFKTLCVGPGASIWRYVTQHIFNQRNVRVMRGNLQWYKVLQDKELKKVAGQSDAAKQLDLQEQIEELRAELNHLDSQINGTEAQLATEEESINRSWGMVEENQRRELILQAFKQRCMKARHSLSEDTRKISGHSQALEQLSRKAEVEVVFGNETSNSSGDYLNPTGAEPQVLRNVRELCDERLLFFQSLQESELKIESSTATHLTREQRTAVFQHWLSAVEDLLRCYPPNQVLSALQYLALGQEITLEEKLASLDVARDVAALRFHYESNHLLDIWKEEEELPPVKSLLQSAWQEVEQSLMELAQTRSQIQQLKTQLHARKKEAELELLCVESQTQTLARSVFELEMQCVMQTAVRDGVQDQCVQMEQHARDRQEALRNLRSQWQSIMDFRQLVDVRQEQTRGLIKGNSTAKTELTRVHKKIGQFVQGKLTPQLFEVLSAANGLRNSVSQEAKQFGNVSLVTLDRRIIEGEQRIPAAWLSIHRLHSSPFRNLCQSLAFPMYRAPEELYSQALSQHLELRFLRRLLQLHSSSLANVEKQGALLPAPDQQALLLCVREEDKKLLQSLLPRVRELNQYCSQGLSYGNQVKTAISYWWDQPAQFALPDICKGGLTFQQWLQRWKFAAKAS; from the exons GTACAAAGTTCTACAAGATAAGGAG TTAAAAAAGGTAGCGGGGCAGAGTGATGCTGCTAAGCAGCTTGATCTtcaggagcagatagaggagctgAGAGCAGAACTTAACCACCTGGACTCTCAAATCAATGGGACTGAAGCACAGCTAGCTACTGAAG AAGAGTCCATTAACCGGAGCTGGGGAATGGTGGAGGAGAACCAACGCAGGGAGCTGATTTTACAGGCTTTTAAGCAGCGCTGCATGAAGGCGCGCCACTCTCTCTCAGAGGATACCCGCAAGATCAGTGGGCACTCCCAGGCTCTGGAGCAGCTGTCTAG GAAGGCAGAGGTGGAGGTGGTGTTTGGAAATGAAACCTCCAATAGCAGTGGGGACTATCTCAACCCAACAGGAGCAGAGCCTCAGGTTCTG CGTAACGTGAGAGAGCTGTGTGATGAAAGACTCCTCTTCTTCCAGTCTTTACAAGAGAGTGAGCTGAAAATTGAGTCGTCCACTGCCACACA CTTGACTCGTGAACAGAGAACTGCAGTATTTCAGCATTGGTTAAGTGCTGTAGAG GACTTGTTGCGATGCTATCCTCCAAACCAAGTGCTGTCAGCCTTGCAGTACCTGGCCTTGGGACAAGAAATTACATTGGAGGAGAAGCTTGCCTCATTGGATGTGGCTCGTGATGTTGCTGCATTACG GTTTCACTACGAAAGTAATCACCTACTGGACATCTGGAAAGAAGAGGAAGAGCTACCACCCGTTAAGAGTCTTTTACAG TCAGCCTGGCAGGAGGTGGAACAGAGTCTGATGGAACTGGCTCAGACGCGTTCACAAATTCAACAGCTCAAGACCCAGCTTCATGCCCGAAAGAAAGAGGCAGAGTTGGAGCTGCTTTGCGTGGAATCTCAAACCCAAACTCTGGCACG GTCAGTGTTTGAGCTGGAGATGCAGTGTGTGATGCAGACAGCCGTGCGAGATGGTGTGCAGGACCAGTGTGTTCAAATGGAGCAACATGCCAGGGACAGACAGGAGGCCCTGCGCAACCTGCGGAGCCAATGGCAGAGCATCATGGACTTCAGACAGCTTGTG GACGTCAGGCAGGAACAGACAAGAGGTCTGATCAAGGGGAACTCGACAGCTAAGACTGAACTGACTCGCGTGCACAAGAAG ATTGGACAGTTTGTCCAGGGAAAACTGACTCCCCAGTTGTTTGAAGTTCTTTCAGCAGCCAATGGGCTTCGCAACTCTGTGTCCCAGGAGGCCAAACAGTTTGGAAATGTGTCACTAGTAACACTTGATCGCAGGATCATTGAAGG CGAGCAGAGAATTCCAGCTGCGTGGTTGTCTATCCATCGCTTGCATTCCTCGCCCTTCCGCAATCTGTGTCAAAGCCTGGCTTTCCCAATGTACAGG GCCCCTGAGGAACTGTACTCGCAAGCTTTATCCCAGCATTTGGAGCTTCGCTTTCTGCGTCGTTTGCTGCAATTGCACTCCTCCTCTTTAGCAAATGTAGAGAAGCAAGGAGCGCTGCTACCTGCACCTGACCAACAAG CCCTCCTGCTATGTGTCCGGGAGGAAGACAAGAAGCTGCTTCAGTCTTTGTTACCCAGGGTTCGGGAGCTCAACCAGTACTGCTCACAGGGCCTTTCTTATGGGAATCAGGTTAAGACTGCCATTTCCTATTG GTGGGATCAGCCTGCTCAGTTTGCTCTGCCTGACATATGCAAGGGGGGACTTACTTTTCAGCAGTGGCTACAGAGGTGGAAATTTGCAGCCAAGGCTTCTTAA